The DNA sequence gcccatggaattttaggggctgcaccttcaaaacccaaggaagataagggtaagaccatagagaaatacacccctaagactagttcccaagaaaggactagcaacattaaatgcttcaaatgtcttgggagaggtcacattgcctctcaatgccccacaaagaaaaccatgatcatgaggggtcaagacatttatagtagtcaagaggagactacttcttgcccttcctctagtggaagtgaagatgaagtaaggggtgaagagtctagtgaggaagtctaccctcatgaagaaggtgacctcttaatggttagaaggctccttggaggtcaatcttgtgatctatctcaatcccaaagagagaacatctttcatacaagatgcaaaattttagataaaacttgttctctcattgtggatagtggatcttgttgcaattgttgtagcacaagattagtttccaagttgaacctcactatcattccccacccaaaaccttataaacttcaatggctcaatgagcaaggggaaatgatagttaaccaacaagtgaaggtacctttctccattgggacatataaggatgaagttaattgtgatatagttcccatggaggcaggacatattcttttaggaaggccgtggcaatttgataggaagatcatttataatggcctaactaatgagattagcctcacccatcttggcactaaatttgtgttgcatcctcaaacaccttcacaggtggccaaagatcaactaactatgaaagataagagggatgaggaagaaaaattagaaaaacaaaagaaaaagaaggatagtaaggtcttgtcttcaaaggccagggggaaggaaaaagagggaaaggattcctccaagaagattgttaagaaggaaaatcattttgcaacaaaaggtgatattaaaagagcactccttcttaaacaatctttctaccttctcctatcaagggaaacatcccttagcactgccacaattcctacatttgagaccttacccccaaaggtccaagaactcttacatgaatttggtgatatatttcccaaagagataccccctgggctacctcctttaaggggaatagaacaccaaatagatttagtcccaggagcaagccttcctaataggccagcctataggactaaccctcaggagactaaggagatagagtctcaggttaaagaattgttggagaagggctgggtccaagagagcctaagcccatgtgctgtgccagtgttgttggtgcccaaaaaggatggtacgtggagaatgtgtacagattgcagggccatcaacaacatcactgtaaagtataggcaccccattcctagacttgatgatctgcttgatgagttgcatggtgccaatatcttttcaaaaattgatcttaaaagtggttatcaccaaatcaggatgaaaaagggtgatgagtggaaaactgctttcaagaccaagtttggtttgtatgaatggctagtgatgccttttgggctcactaatgcaccaagcacctttatgaggcttatgcatcatgtcttaagggatttcataggtagatttgtagttgtttattttgatgatattttagtgtatagtaggagcctagattttcacttaggacatctcagacaagttctttcagtccttaggaaaaacaccctctatgcaaatatagagaagtgtaccttttgtgtagataatatagttttcttaggttttgtagttggtagaaatggggtccaagtggaccctgagaaaatcaaggccatccaagaatggcccaccccaaaaagtgtgggagatattaggagcttccatgggttagcaagcttctatagaaggtttgttcctaatttctctacaattgcatcacctctcaatgagctggtgaagaagaatgtggcatttacctggggtgaaaaacaagagcaagcctttgctttgctcaaagaaaagcttactaaggcacctgttctagctcttcctgacttttctaaaacttttgagctagaatgtgatgcctctggagtgggagttggagctgtattgttacaaggtgggcaccctattgcttattttagtgaaaaacttcatagtgccaccctcaactatcccacctatgataaagagctttatgccttaataagagccctccaaacttgggaacattaccttgtttccaaggaatttgtcattcatagtgatcatcaatcacttaagtacattagagggcaaagcaagttaaacaagaggcatgcaaaatgggtagagtacctagagcaatttccatatgttatcaaatacaaaaagggaaaaacaaatgtggtagctgatgccctctctaggagacacacattgttttgctccctaggagctcaaattttaggatttgataatattagggacttgtatgctttagatgaacatttctctcccatttatgagagttgtgggaaaaaggcccaagatggattctatttggctgaggggtatttgttcaaagagggaaagctttgcataccccaaggatccattaggaaattacttgtgaaagagagccatgagggtgggctcatgggccactttgggatagacaagacccttgtcttactcaaagaaaagttttattggccccatatgaagaaagatgtccataagcattgcactaggtgtgtgacttgtttacaagccaagtctagggtgatgcctcatgggctatacacacccttacccatcccatctgcaccttgggtagacattagtatggactttgtccttgggcttcctagaacccaaagaggtgtagactctatctttgtggtggtggataggtttagcaagatggcacactttataccatgccacaaggtggatgatgcttcccacatctcaaaactctttttcagggaagttgtgagactccatggtttgcctaggaccattgtgtcagatagagatgctaagttccttagccacttctggaaaaccttatgggctaagttaggaactaaacttcttttctctaccacttgtcatccacaaactgatgggcaaacagaggtagtgaataggtctttatccacccttttaagggctcttctgaaaggcaaccataagtcttgggatgagtatcttcctcatgtaaaatttgcctacaacaggggggttcatagaaccaccaagcagtccccttttgaggttgtctatgggttcaatcccctaacaccgttagacctcattcccctcccactggacacttcttttatacataaagaaggggaatctaggtcagaatttgtaaagaagatgcatgagagggttaagaaccaaatagagaatcaaacaaaggtgtattcaactaaaggcaatagaggaagaaaagagctagttcttaatgagggtgactgggtttggctccatcttaggaaggatagattccctactaaaaggaaatccaagcttagccctagaggggatggaccttttcaggttttggagaggatcaataacaatgcctataggttggacctcccagaagagtatggagtcagcaccacttttaacatttctgatttaactccttttgcaggtggagctgatattgaggaggaggaactaacagatttgaggtcaaatcctcttcaaggggaaggggatgatgcaatcctccctaggaagggaccaatcactagaaccatgagcaagaggctccaagaagattgggctagagctgctgaagaaggccctagggttctcatgaaccttagggtagatttctaagcccatgggccaaggttgggtccaattatctttgtacatattagactaggatgtcattatatttggtccttgtatatagggctccatattgtaggtagggtaccctagaaatataggatttttcagcccttgtatttttggacacctagactagtttttgtattaggggtagttttgtaatttcacatgcactaagtggatatttgatgtgtgtggttggaaataaatttaattgaattggtagaagcccaatccaattaaattttagagggggaggtgagcatttgcttactacaccccattgccacatcatatagtcacactttgtgcatgtccttcatgcttttcatgcctcatgacacctaagcacacttagtggagaatcttgtaattgatcttggattagtgggctgaaccataactaaaattcactaatcataattagtgaaattttggctccaaagtttggctccacaaattcaatttcaaattcaagtgaaatttgaatttccctccaattttgtgtgacacttaggctataaatagaggtcatgtgtgtgtatttttttcaactttgatcatttgaatattaacttcagatttcagagctccttttgagcacaaaatttcgtgctcttctctccctctcccttcattcatctccttcttcctccaagctcttatccatggcctcctatggtggtgagcttcttctagactcatcttctccttgaagtggcgtctcctctctctcttccttctccattccgctgccatttatcttccaaaaagcaaaggaatccattgatgaagaagatcctaggcctacaagctccaatggagcttgcatcaactaacaataataactaaagagagaacaaaattaataacatgttcacaaataatcaagcaagtcatataaagtatatataacaagacatgcaaaTATTTCCCATAATGTACAGATCCATCACAAGATACCCAACACAACATTAATTCTAGTCTTTAGACAGAGaagttaatttgtaattggtactctcaatgcaataatcaaatattgacaattagtTCTGTCAAATAATAGCCTTTCTTTGGATAAACTAttattctcataaaaaaaactttataattgtcacatatttatcatCGTAGGTATGctattatttggccaaattgtgtcttcctttgggtcaagcacaattcgcataaataatttcatactaacatccatgcaatttaattaaatcaatttacacaATAGAGGCTACTTTGATAACATAAtggttcaatcaatttaattaaaattactggACACGCAAATAAATGGAAAGGATCCGTAATGGTTAAATTTGCACCCAATTATGATAGcagtaaatatttgaaaacaacatcatgGTAAAATAATTACGCATCTGAAACGAACATACCACGGTACTATCACAAATTTATACTAACCACAAGAATATCATAAACTATCGGCCTATCACCGATTCATGAAGGAAAAACAGTTggcaaaaaacaataaattattcatataaacagaagatatatatatgaaattgtgCCACGTACAAAACATCATGATAATGACATACATATGGATTCACAAATCGCACACAATGACcttatataaaaacataagtCTCTGTGGCTTTGTATTCGACGTAAAGAGGTTTCAAAAACCTTATATGTATAAGACACAAAAGAAAATTCTTGTTcatgaaatatatattgttcAAGAAAACCAACGCCAGATACGTATAACCTTTatcccaaataaaataatatgtaagCACACGCGACACAAACAAAAATTGTGTACAAACCCATAAATTAAATGCAGAGGCCTTttattcatttgaaaaaaaaaagaaaaaatttacaacCATAACACAGAAATTTACgggttttacaattttattgatcaaaatagtttctccccaaaataaaattggggttcatataactaaaatgattcagatataatacatatcaaacaactttaaatcccaataatctaacagtaatggtggctctaataccacttgttggaatttttaataaaccttataaaatatcaaatgagcaccaaaacacattacGTCAGATAATCAAAaggttttaaggaatacctgAATCCATAAAGCTTGATCAAAACACAACAGAATCTTACAGCGGTCACGAAaaattggtttaatgaccttcctcaaTCAAATCACATTCTTCCTTATGGgaccttcgttttctcttcagGTGGAGAGAAGAGAAAATGTTTCTTGATTTGGTGTGTTGGGGACCATAACCATGTCTTAGGTTTTAACCTATTAGGGTttccattatcccctaatgaGCCAAACTAGTTTTCGCTCATTAAGctcatatcaattttctgttgGCATTCTAATGAGCTCATTGAATTAGATCACTTTATATTAAATCCATCTAAATTTAagtaactaatataaatattataatataatatgtagctcatattaattaattacgaattataaaattcctaacaaacTATTCACCAAAAGGCCTTCTATTGTtttcatacaaaattttattgttttcactattttttaatGTGTAAATCCATTACAATGTGTAAACAATTCTTTCACtattttttatacatgatattttattgtttttatacaaGTTATTTTTGCCAAACCTTTTTActttaacaaaattttcaaataataaaatcaaattttaccaCACTTTAATCTACTAATGTTTTCATAGTTGGAGTACACAAATATCACGAGTTGAGTCCCAATCAATATTCAATACTCATATAAGTTGTtttgcaaattttttattttttttttcccttaagcTAAAGCACACATGTACTTGTTTCTCATCGTAAGCCTTTTGCCCCAAGGTATTTTTTAGTTCACTTATAggagaaaaaggaataaaattttttattttttatttttaaaaaaagacattctaagatggttttcagaaaaaccgtcttagaatcctcaaatttttattttaaaaaaaaatagataaaagaaattttaacaCGATTCTTTGAAAAACCATATTAAAAACTCTATTTCCTAAGACGGTTTCAagaatcattaatttttaatttttttccataaaaaataattctaagaccgttctttaaaaaattgtcttagaatttttaagacggtttttgaaAAGACCGTCTTagatttctaaatttttttatttctttttttaaaagacattaTAAGACGATTCTAAGAGAAAACTGTCATAGAAATtgtatcattctaagacggtttttggaAACCATCATGAAAAGTCTTGACTTCTCACGATATCAGCAGTAAAAACGGTTCAAAACCATCATCGAATGTCTCCAAGAACCGTCATCGAAGATGTTTTTTCTAGTAGTTTTTTGGtttgttaaatttgaattaattttgtttttgctaccccaaattttaatttttttatcaatagtccgtcaatttttaaaaatgttattttagttcttcttgattgattttttgTGGTTTGAATGCACAATTTAGGGTGATTTTTTGCCACATGATGAACTAAAAActacatttctaaaaaaattgacaagtaaaatatataatattttatttaagggactaaaaattatatttattaagtcttttcatttttgtctttaaCTCATAAAACTAAGTGTTTTCATCTATAtacttttggaaaaaaaatctagtTCCTAAATATAGCAGGTTTTCTACCAATGGaagaaacaaaattagtgtATTCCAAAAAATATGGAtactatttaataaattttaatacatcTGATAATTATGATACTTTCAATTAGGGAAATTATTCTTGATTGATAAGATTGGTTATATAATGTGACAGGAAGAGgagaatagagaaaaaaaatgagaggtaTTAATTATGTGTTTTTAAATAATGAGTGTCCAAATATCATTACTCTTTCATTTATGTACTTATGTTAGAACAAATCAAAACAATGTAATCATAATTACATGTCATTaatgagaaagaaataataataattaaattattaaattaacagaaaaaacaataaaaactattaaatatatttttaatttgaatgttaTCTTCTTAAATGgacagataaagaaaaaaagaaatattaattttattatcaacATGAAAATCTCATTTCCTTTATCTTCCATATATAGAAATccattaaaacaataatttatcgTAAAACAATTTAGTTACCATATTTTCTACTAATACAACTCAAACAACACAAGAATCTCTAATAAAAATGTCTCTAACAATAGTTTCCCTATATTCAACCTAGTTTCAccttaaagaaaatttatatataatacacaTCATCAAGAAGGAGAAAAGCACATCAAAGTAACATCttaagaaatttattaattcttGCTTCATTGTCTTCCACATATGTAAgccaattaaatattttgttgtaaaatccttctaattatttattgtaattaaatgaatttaattaccaTTTAATTTTATGCTAATACACATCAGATAACTTACTATCTCCAACAAGTGTCTCTAGCACAtcttaaaaagaattatataaacAGCACAACATCAAACATGAGAAAGGCACAACAAAGTAGCTAGCATATATAgatttcttcttgttctttttttgtCACTGTGATGGCGAGAAAGAAGGTTGATCTTGCATACATAAGCAATCCCAAGAAGAGGAAGGAAGTattgaagaaaaggaaaaatggtTCAAAGATTCTTTCTCTTTATCCCATTTTAACTATGCTTTATTAGCCTTGTAGCAtgcatatttatcttttaataaaaatttagtttctaaCCATTTCTCACTTTCTCTCATTTATCCTAATGGATTTCTATGTTTTTCAACAGGTTTGCTAAAAAAGGTTGATGAAATCACTACCCTTTGTGGCATTGAGGCTTGTGCTATCATTTATAGTCCAGACGAACCTGAGCCTCAGGTTTGGTCATCTGACCAAGGAGTGGAAAGTGTGATTTTCAAGTTTAGGGGAGTTTCTGAATTGACACGAAACAAAAGAATGTTTTGTCAAGAGTCACTTTTAAGGAAAAACATAATCCAAGTGCAAGGGCAGCTCAAGAAACTCAGGAATGAAAATAGGATGAAGGAGATTAACCTTTTCATGTGTCAATACTTTGTTGGTGGTAACCACCTTGACAAGTCCAATATTATTGATCTGAATGATATCACATTCTTGGCTGATAAAAAGTTGGAGGAGATtacaaagaaaatagaaatgcTCCATGTCCAAGAGGTGACACCAACTACTGAAAATGAGGAGAAACCATGACTAAAGGAGAGCAAGCACTTGTGACCAATGTAGGTGCCATGCCAAATTAATCTAAATTGGTCTAATGACAAAAAATTTCATCCCTTGAAAAGAGTTATGTTCTAGTTGGCAAAGTTTCTAGTGTCTATCTTCTTGAAACTATTCTATGTTTGGTTGTCATGTTTTCTTTGTCTTTAAATGTGACGATGCTTAGACACAGgaataatattgaataaaattaaaattttcttgctCTATTTTAAGGATTCTACTATCTTTCAAATATGTAGAATctcaatataaatttgaatgaattaaCAGGCACATCTAAAGACTAAATTCTTGGAAAGAAGCCattgatatatttaattagATGTTCCAATAAAGATAGTTTTCCCTATATAATTAGCTTTTTCATATCGATGAAATTGTTCATGAACTTCAAGTATGGAATTTGTAATTGACCCATCATAAAAGAAAGTGGGGAGGATTTAATTGCATTTCTTCAATAAGGGTTTTACTAGAATTGGaatcatttttttcaagaatATTTCTTATTGAAAAAAGAGCTTAGAAAAAACTCATGGAATAGGCACGAATTGAGGAAGGAAAATGACAAgaatcaattatttaatttttattatggcTTATGTGTTGGTTGAATCATAGGTAAAACATATACTACAGGAGCCCTCGATAGATTTGCTGCATACAAGGGGTAAAAAGTATTATCACTTCATGTGTCCTCGACGGAT is a window from the Glycine max cultivar Williams 82 chromosome 2, Glycine_max_v4.0, whole genome shotgun sequence genome containing:
- the LOC100813005 gene encoding agamous-like MADS-box protein AGL80; the encoded protein is MARKKVDLAYISNPKKRKEVLKKRKNGLLKKVDEITTLCGIEACAIIYSPDEPEPQVWSSDQGVESVIFKFRGVSELTRNKRMFCQESLLRKNIIQVQGQLKKLRNENRMKEINLFMCQYFVGGNHLDKSNIIDLNDITFLADKKLEEITKKIEMLHVQEVTPTTENEEKP